A single window of Streptomyces xanthii DNA harbors:
- a CDS encoding 8-amino-7-oxononanoate synthase, whose translation MAAAHSSSDGFAFDWIDGQRRGREAAGLVRTLRPRPADSPLLDLASNDYLGLARHPEVVEGAARAARRWGGGATGSRLVTGTTELHTRLERELAAFCGFESALVLSSGYAANLAAVTALAPHGSLIVSDAGNHASLIDGCRLARGTTQVVPHADPEAVRKALSTHDGPSVVVSDTVFSVDGDQAPLSELSHAAREFGAGLIVDDAHGLGVLGAGGRGAADAVGLAGAADTVVTVTLSKSFGSQGGAVLGPARVIDHLINTARTFIFDTGLAPAAAGAALAALELLRARPELARQAGQVARALHERLVAEGLTAVAPQAAVVSVRAPSPHEAVRWAADCREAGLSVGCFRPPSVPDGISRLRLTARADLTQDQIAEAVGVISRTAPAGAFTAGSR comes from the coding sequence ATGGCCGCAGCCCACTCTTCTTCCGACGGTTTCGCGTTCGACTGGATCGACGGTCAGCGCCGCGGCCGTGAGGCCGCCGGGCTCGTGCGCACGCTGCGCCCCCGCCCCGCGGACTCCCCGCTCCTCGACCTCGCGAGCAACGACTACCTGGGCCTGGCCCGGCACCCCGAGGTCGTCGAGGGCGCCGCGCGCGCCGCCCGGCGCTGGGGCGGCGGAGCCACCGGTTCCCGTCTCGTCACCGGCACCACTGAACTGCACACACGGCTGGAGCGGGAGCTCGCCGCGTTCTGCGGCTTCGAGTCCGCGCTGGTCCTGTCCTCCGGCTACGCGGCCAATCTCGCCGCCGTCACGGCGCTCGCCCCGCACGGCTCGCTGATCGTGTCCGACGCGGGCAACCACGCCTCGCTGATCGACGGGTGCCGGCTCGCGCGCGGGACCACTCAGGTGGTACCGCACGCCGACCCCGAGGCCGTCCGCAAGGCGCTGTCGACCCACGACGGGCCCTCCGTGGTGGTGTCCGACACCGTCTTCTCGGTCGACGGCGACCAGGCTCCGTTGTCGGAACTCTCCCATGCCGCACGGGAGTTCGGGGCCGGACTGATCGTCGACGACGCGCACGGGCTCGGTGTCCTCGGCGCGGGCGGGCGGGGCGCCGCGGACGCGGTGGGTCTCGCGGGCGCCGCGGACACCGTCGTGACCGTCACCCTGTCCAAGTCCTTCGGCAGCCAGGGCGGCGCCGTCCTCGGTCCGGCCCGCGTCATCGACCACCTGATCAACACGGCCCGTACGTTCATCTTCGACACGGGACTCGCACCGGCCGCCGCGGGCGCCGCCCTCGCCGCGCTCGAACTGCTGCGGGCGCGGCCCGAACTCGCGCGGCAGGCGGGACAGGTCGCGAGGGCGCTGCACGAGAGGCTCGTCGCGGAGGGGCTCACGGCCGTCGCGCCCCAGGCGGCGGTCGTCTCCGTGCGGGCACCCTCGCCGCACGAGGCCGTGCGCTGGGCGGCGGACTGCCGGGAGGCCGGCCTGTCGGTCGGCTGCTTCCGGCCGCCGTCCGTGCCCGACGGGATCTCCCGGCTGCGGCTGACCGCCCGTGCCGACCTGACGCAGGATCAGATCGCCGAGGCCGTCGGGGTGATCAGCCGCACGGCGCCCGCCGGGGCGTTCACCGCA
- a CDS encoding adenosylmethionine--8-amino-7-oxononanoate transaminase, translating to MPDQPSDPRVSELLALDRQHVWHPYGPMPGRQEPLVVESAAGVRLRVAGHGELVDGMSSWWSAIHGYRHPVLDEAARGQLDRMSHVMFGGLTHEPAVRLAERLVDMSPDGLEHVFLADSGSVSVEVALKMCLQYWRSLGRPEKHRMLTWRGGYHGDTWQPMSVCDPEGGMHGLWAGVLPRQLFADAPPAAYEESYAEHLRDMIGRHAHELAAVVVEPVVQGAGGMRFHSPAYLRVLREACDAHDVLLVFDEIATGFGRTGTLFAAEQALVTPDVMCVGKALTGGYMTMAATLCTPRVADGISRGEVPVLAHGPTFMGNPLAAAVACASIDLLLGQDWQAEVKRIETGLRDGLAGAAELPGVTDVRVLGAIGVVQLDHEIDMAAATRAAVAEGVWLRPFRDLVYTMPPYVTGDEDLARIGRAVRAAAREG from the coding sequence ATGCCTGATCAGCCCTCCGATCCGCGCGTGAGCGAGCTCCTCGCGCTCGACCGGCAGCACGTCTGGCATCCGTACGGGCCCATGCCGGGCCGGCAGGAGCCCCTGGTCGTCGAGTCGGCGGCCGGGGTGCGGCTGCGGGTCGCCGGGCACGGGGAGCTGGTGGACGGGATGTCGTCCTGGTGGTCGGCGATCCACGGCTACCGGCACCCCGTCCTGGACGAGGCCGCCCGCGGTCAGCTGGACCGGATGAGCCACGTCATGTTCGGCGGGCTCACGCACGAGCCCGCCGTGCGGCTCGCGGAGCGCCTTGTCGACATGTCGCCCGACGGCCTGGAGCATGTCTTCCTCGCCGACTCGGGTTCCGTGTCGGTCGAGGTCGCGCTCAAGATGTGCCTGCAGTACTGGCGTTCGCTGGGCCGGCCCGAGAAGCACCGGATGCTGACCTGGCGCGGCGGCTACCACGGCGACACCTGGCAGCCCATGTCCGTGTGCGACCCCGAGGGCGGCATGCACGGGCTGTGGGCGGGCGTGCTGCCCCGCCAGTTGTTCGCCGACGCGCCGCCGGCCGCGTACGAGGAGTCGTACGCGGAGCATCTGCGGGACATGATCGGGCGGCACGCGCACGAGCTGGCGGCCGTGGTCGTCGAGCCGGTGGTGCAGGGCGCGGGCGGCATGCGCTTCCACTCCCCCGCGTATCTGCGGGTGCTGCGGGAGGCGTGCGACGCGCACGACGTACTGCTCGTCTTCGACGAGATCGCGACCGGTTTCGGCCGCACGGGCACGCTGTTCGCCGCGGAGCAGGCCTTGGTGACACCGGACGTGATGTGTGTCGGCAAGGCGCTGACCGGCGGATACATGACGATGGCGGCGACGCTGTGCACGCCCCGGGTCGCCGACGGGATCTCCCGCGGCGAGGTCCCGGTCCTCGCGCACGGCCCGACGTTCATGGGCAACCCGCTGGCGGCGGCCGTCGCCTGCGCCTCGATCGATCTGCTGCTCGGCCAGGACTGGCAGGCGGAGGTCAAGCGGATCGAGACCGGTCTGCGGGACGGTCTGGCCGGGGCGGCGGAGCTTCCCGGTGTCACGGACGTACGCGTCCTGGGCGCGATCGGGGTCGTGCAGCTGGACCACGAGATCGACATGGCGGCGGCGACGCGGGCGGCGGTGGCGGAGGGCGTGTGGCTGCGGCCGTTCCGCGACCTCGTGTACACGATGCCGCCGTACGTCACGGGTGACGAGGATCTGGCACGGATCGGCCGTGCGGTGCGCGCCGCCGCGCGGGAAGGGTGA
- the bioB gene encoding biotin synthase BioB produces MDLLNTLVDKGLRRELPSREEALAVLATSDDELLDVVAAAGKVRRQWFGRRVKLNYLVNLKSGLCPEDCSYCSQRLGSKAEILKYTWLKPDEASKAAAAGVAGGAKRVCLVASGRGPTDKDVDRVAKTIDAIKSENEDVEVCACLGLLSDGQAERLRTAGADAYNHNLNTSEATYAGITTTHTYADRVDTVQKAHAAGLSACSGLIAGMGESDEDLVDVVFGLRELDPDSVPVNFLIPFEGTPLAKEWNLTPQRCLRILAMVRFVCPDVEVRIAGGREVHLRSMQPLALNIANSIFLGDYLTSEGQAGKADLDMIADAGFEVEGTDQVTLPEHRTEAGCGSVCGTEPDSGCGSHEAEAGCGSHAAGGGCGSHAAEAAPREPAASEARTDLVAVRRRGAGTDLAPNA; encoded by the coding sequence ATGGACCTGCTGAACACGCTGGTGGACAAGGGGCTTCGGCGCGAGCTGCCGAGCCGTGAAGAGGCGCTCGCCGTACTGGCGACGTCGGACGACGAACTGCTCGATGTGGTGGCCGCGGCCGGGAAGGTGCGCCGCCAGTGGTTCGGCCGCCGGGTCAAGCTCAACTACCTGGTGAACCTGAAGTCGGGCCTGTGCCCGGAGGACTGCTCCTACTGTTCGCAGCGCCTCGGCTCCAAGGCGGAGATCCTCAAGTACACGTGGCTCAAGCCGGACGAGGCGTCCAAGGCGGCGGCCGCCGGTGTCGCGGGCGGCGCGAAGCGCGTCTGCCTGGTGGCGAGCGGTCGCGGGCCCACGGACAAGGACGTCGACCGGGTCGCCAAGACCATCGACGCGATCAAGTCGGAGAACGAGGACGTCGAGGTCTGCGCCTGCCTCGGGCTGCTGTCCGACGGCCAGGCCGAGCGGCTGCGCACGGCGGGCGCCGACGCGTACAACCACAACCTGAACACGTCCGAGGCGACGTACGCCGGCATCACCACGACGCACACCTACGCGGACCGCGTCGACACCGTGCAGAAGGCGCACGCGGCGGGGCTCTCCGCCTGCTCGGGCCTGATCGCGGGCATGGGCGAGAGCGACGAGGACCTCGTCGACGTGGTCTTCGGGCTGCGTGAGCTGGACCCGGACTCGGTGCCGGTGAACTTCCTGATCCCGTTCGAGGGCACGCCGCTCGCCAAGGAGTGGAACCTGACGCCGCAGCGCTGCCTGCGGATCCTCGCCATGGTGCGGTTCGTCTGCCCGGACGTCGAGGTGCGGATCGCGGGCGGGCGCGAGGTGCACCTGCGCTCGATGCAGCCCCTGGCGCTGAACATCGCGAACTCGATCTTCCTGGGCGACTACCTGACCAGCGAGGGCCAGGCCGGCAAGGCCGACCTCGACATGATCGCGGACGCCGGTTTCGAGGTCGAGGGCACCGACCAGGTGACCCTGCCCGAGCACCGCACGGAGGCGGGCTGCGGCTCGGTGTGCGGTACGGAGCCGGACAGCGGCTGCGGTTCGCACGAGGCCGAGGCCGGCTGCGGTTCGCACGCGGCCGGCGGGGGCTGTGGTTCCCACGCGGCCGAGGCAGCCCCCCGGGAGCCCGCGGCGTCCGAGGCCCGCACGGACCTGGTCGCGGTGCGCCGTCGTGGCGCGGGGACGGACCTCGCCCCCAATGCCTGA